AACCCTAGGTTCACTTCACTCCACTCCGTTCCTCTCCCTGACGCTCCCCTTTCCTCAATCCCGAGCGCTGGCGCCATGTCCAGTGCCAGCAGTCACTCCGACGACAGCTCCGGAGACAAGGACGAGCTGACGCTCTGTATCGCGCTGGAGCGCTCGCGGGTTGATACGCGCGGCAGCTCCGGGTCAGGTGCGACGCCACCTGTCACCCGTCGCCGGCCCTTTCCCGCCCCCGTGCGTGGATCTACGAGGGCATCCCAATTGGTACCGCCTGTCAGACGGCCTtctgttggggatcattgcagaaattaaattttttctacgcatcaccaagatcaatctatggagtaactagcaacgagagagaggggagtgcatcttcatacccttgaagattgcgagtcggaagcgttgcaagaacgcggttggaggagtcgtacacgtatcgattcagatcgcggccgaatccgatctaagcaccgaacaacggtgcctccgtgttcaacacacgtgcagcccggtgacgtctccttggccttgatccagcaaggaggagggagaggttgaggaagaaggctccaacagcagcacgacggcgtgatggtgatggagtggcagttctccggcagggcttcgccaagctcacgcggaggaggagaggtgttggggaggggaggggctgcgccttggatgtggtcctgcagccctcccctcgcccctctatttatagggagaagggggaagggagccggcccctctagatgagatctagaggggggcggcggccaagggggagggggcttgccccccaagtaaggggggcgtcccctttagggttccccccaaaccctaggcgcatgggccctaggggggatggcacccagcccactagggggtgggtctcttccacctacagcccataaggccctccggggtaggtggaccctcccggtggacccccggaacccctccggtggtcccggtacaatatcggtataccctcgaatatttccggtgaccgtatgatgacttcccatatataaatcttcatctccggactattccggaactcctgtgacgtccgggatctcatccgggactccgaacaacattcggtaaccacatactattttccataacaactctagtgtcaccgaaccttaagtgtgtagaccctatgggttcagaaaccatgcagacatgaccgtgacatctctccggccaataaccaacagcgggatctggatacccatgttggctcccacatgttccacgatgatctcatcggatgaaccacgatgtcgagaattcaagcaatcccgtatacaattccctttgtcaatcgtacgttacttgcccaagattcgatcgtggtatcccaatacctcgttcaatctcgttactggcaagtcactttactcgttccgtaatacatgatcccgtgaccaactgcttagtcacaatgagctcattatgatgatgcattaccgagtgggcccagagatacctctccgtcatacggagtgacaaattccagtctcgattcgtgccaacccaacagacactttcggagatacctgtagtgcacctttatagccacccagttacgttgtgacgtttggcacacccaaagtattcctacagtatccggagttgcacaatctcatggtctaaggaaaagatacttgacattagaaaagctttagcagacgaactacacgatcttgcgctatgcttaggattgggtcttgtccatcacatcattctcctaatgatgtgatcccgttatcaatgacatccaatgtccatggtcaggaaaccataaccatctattgatcaacgagctagtcaactagaggctcactagggacatgttgtggtccatgtattcacacatgcattacgatttccggataacacaattataacatgaacaatagacaattatcatgaataaggaaatataataataaccattttattattgcctctagggcatatttccaacacctcctccacctcgggTCGCTCCTCCGCACGGGCAGCGGTGGGTCCTAGTGCCCGCTCCGCCGGCGCCGCGGATGCAGAGTCGAAGGCACGCGCCGCCCACCGTGAGAGGCAGAGGGCACGTAAGATGGGGGTTACGTCCGACGCAGGTGGGCAGTACGCCCGTCGCCGCCGCGTGATGCCGGTGCCCGACGAGGAGGAGCGTCTCCTCCAGTGGGTGTACCGTCGGTCACTTACCACGTTGGAGACGGATGCCCAGCGGCTCTGGAGGATCAACGCCAAGCAGCTCTGGCTCGACATTGAGTAGttcgagcgggaggcggcggagacggcgaggGTGGCCAACCTCAAGCGCAAGCAGGACCGTATCGTCCGACGCTTGAAGGGTTACATCATCATCTCTGATTCCTCCTCCGACGGGTCCGACTCCGAAGGCTCCACGTCAACCCACATCCTGTCGCGGACGCCTACAGCAGTGCCGGCGACCGAAAGGGCAAAGGGTCATAGTTACAATGTGTCGGATCGTTGAACTGTGTGAATTACGCATGTTTGGTGATGTTATGTGAATTATGCTCGTTTGGTATCGGTTTATATGTTCGTTTTCTGTCGATTTTTGGTGATCTACATACTACGTTGGATGATTTTGCATGGATATAGGGTACCGGATATGAGATGTGCGGCTATGGAGACGCGGATTTAGAGACTGTCCGATAACTGTCCGGGGGCGTATAGGGTGCCGGATTTGGcgagtccggctgtagatgctctaaatgACGTGTTTGCTTAGGTTGCATGGGGAAAACGGGCCACACTGAGTAGAGCCTGCTGAGGAGATACATGCCAAAATACGACGTTTGCATGTTGTTTGGTCACCAGCATATAGGTTGCCTGCATCGTGAAAGGTCAAAGGAAAATTTAAACGGTCGACCATGTGCTATAAGTTTGTCGAAATTCGTCAAAAATAGCTTCAAACATAAATACAAAATTGAACATTTAACGTCAATGAAATCACAACCCAATCGCCTGAATGGAAACACAACGTCGATGTGCATTTTTTTCGTGTAACTTTTCTCAAATCAAAGCACGTTTGTGTAGATTAGAAGATACTATCGAACAAAAATAGGAGTGAAGGAGATTAGGAGGGTGACATGCTATTATAGTACACTGCTCACATGTAGATCTACTCATCTATGATTTGTGAAACAAAAAACGCACCACATGAAAATCGTGTCAAACAGGGAAGTGAAATTACTCAAAGGAAATTTCGAACGGTCGACGCGTCCAAAATAGCTTAAAATATGAACACGAAATTTAACGTATAGAGTGAACAAAAATATGATTTGATAGCCTGAATGGAATCAAAACATTGAGGCGTATATTTTTCATGTACAACTTATTGTGAATTGAAGTACGGTTGTTTAGAAGGGGTGAACAAGATTAAAGAGGCGATTAAAGGAAAATACATGCAAACCATGTACCCGCATGTCTCGCCACAACACCTACGTGCACTCGAGCATCGCTCGGGCCTGACTCACTCGAGATGATTGATTTAAGCTTTTACAACATTGTAGGTAAAATGATGCTTTAAGAAATGTGTTTTGCAGGCCCAATATTTAGGGCCTGTTCGAAGACTCTCCTGCTTCCTAAATTCGCTCCAAGAGTTGGTGGAGCTGTAGCTAAAAATGATGGAGTTGAGAAAAGGCAGCTCCACAGATTCTCATATTTCAGAGAGCTGGAGGACTGCCGAACAGCTCCTTAATATTCTTTTGCTAAGCGCATTTGAGTTTATGAAGTTCATTGAAACATGGTTGCTTAACAAGGTAGAGGATGCATATCATGTCGGTAACTGTTAAAGTCCTCGAGTTTGACCCTCGGCAAGCTAGCTGCTCGACCACACGTTCCCATGCTCATGTCGGAGAGAGTGAACCCGGAGCGGAACTGCTCATCCGTTGTACACATGAGTCGAGAGCGATACTGTCCCTTGGACATTTCACACGGTAACACGTACGATCAAGAAGGTGGAGTACGAAATCCGCTCCGCTCCGCTCTGCCTCGCCTTCTTCTTTCTTGCTCCGCGCTCGCTCGCCAGAGCTATATTTACACCCGATGCTCTGCTTCACTTCACTTGCCCGCTCCGCTCCGAGCTCCCAGCTTCATTCAGCTCGCCATAGCTTCCCCCTGCGCACTGTACTGTTTGTAAGATGCATCCTACAGCACGCGCCATAGCGCCAcactacctcctcctcctcttcgccagcTTCTTCCTCCTGCTGCGCTCCCCGTCGCCCGTCGCGGCCGCCGGCGACGTCGCCCTCCTCCTGGACAGGCTCAAGCCCGCGCTGCAGGGCGCCGCCCCCAACGCCGAGCTCGCCACCTGGAACGCCTCCACGCCCCTCTGCCTCTGGCGCGGCCTCCGCTGGTCCACGCCCGCCGGCCAGCCGCTCCGCTGCGACACCGTCGCCGCGCGGGCCAACCTCTCGCTCGCCAGAGACGCCACCCTCCTCCTGTCCTccatccgcctccccgccgccgcccttgccggcCGCCTCCCGCCGGAGCTCGGCGCCTTCCCGTCCCTCGAGTCCGTCTACCTCGCCGCCAACTCACTCTCCGGCGCCATCCCGCTCGAGCTCGGCAACGCGCCCGCGCTGTCCGAGCTCGACCTCGCCGGCAACGCCCTGTCCGGCGCGCTCCCGCCCTCCATATGGAACCTTTGCGACCGCCTCGCCGAGCTCCGCCTCCATGGCAACGCTCTCACGGGGGCGATCCCCGCGCCGGCGGGACCCAACGATACTTGTGATCGTCTCCACCTTCTTGATCTCGGCGCCAACCGCTTCTCCGGCTCCTTCCCGGCCTTCCTGACGGGCTTCCGTGGCCTCCAGCACCTCGACCTCGGCGGCAACCACCTCTCTGGAGACATACCGGAGTCCGTCGCTGCGATGAGAGGCCTCCAAATGCTCAACCTTTCTTACAATAACTTCTCCGGTCAGCTGCCTCCGGGCTTCGCCGGCTCGAGATTCACCGCAGAATCGTTCCTAGGGAACAGCCCGGCGCTGTGCGGCCCGCCGTTACAGCAGCCGTGCGTGTCCCCTTCGGGCCTCAGCTCCGGCAGCGTCGCGGGGATGGTCATCGGGCTAATGGCCGGTGCTGTCGTGGTGGCATCGGTGTCCATCGGGTGGGCGCAGGCGAGGTGGAGGCGGAACAGGGTAAGGCGAGCGGCGGAGGAGGGGGTGGAGACGGAGGAAGGCGGCGAGGGCGACAGCGAGGGGAAGCTGGTGGTGTTCCAGGGCGGGGAGCACCTGACGCTGGGGGAGGTGCTGAATGCGACGGGGCAGGTGGTGGAGAAAGCGAGCTACTGCACGGTGTACAAGGCGAagctggcggacggcggcggcaacATCGAGCTCCGGCTGCTGCGCGAGGGGAGCTGCAAGGACGCGGCGTCGTGCGGGCCGGCCGTGCGGCGCATCGGCCGCGCGCGGCACGAGAACCTGGTGCCGCTCCGGGCCTTCTACCAGGGCCGGCGCGGAGAGAAGCTgctcgtgtacgactacttcccccaTCGGACGCTCCATGACCTCCTCCACGGCGGCCTCGAGAGCAGGCCGGTGCTGACATGGCCGCGGCGGCACAAGATCGCGCTGGGTGCGGCACGCGGGCTGGCGTACCTACACGAGGGCCGGCACGGGGACGGGCCGGTGGTGCACGGCAACGTGAGGTCCTCGAACGTGCTGGTGGACGAGTACTTCGTGGCGAGGGTGGCCGAATACGCGGTGGTGGGCAGGCTGCTGGTGCCGTCGGCGGCGGAGGCTGTGCTGTCGGCGGCGAAGGCGGACGGGTACAGGGCGCCGGAGCTGCAGACGATGAAGCGGTGCGCGCCCCGGACGGACGTGTACGCGTTCGGGATACTGCTGCTGGAGCTGCTGATGGGGAAGAAGCCCTCCTCGGCGGCGAACGGAGGCGACGACCTGCCGTCGCTGGTGAAGGCGGCGGTGCTCGAGGAGACGACGACGGAGGTGTTCGACCCGGAGGTGGCGAAAGGCGTGCGGAACCCGGCGGAGGAGGGCCTCGTGCAGGCACTGAAGCTGGCGATGGGCTGCTGCgcgccggtggcggcggcgaggccgaGCATGCCGGAGGTggtacggcagctcgaggagaaccggCCCAAGAGCAGCCGGTCGGCGCTGTACAGCCCCGCCGAGACGAGGAGCGATGCCGGCACGCCGCAATACAGCTAGCATTTACGAAGCTTAATGAATGTGTCCATGATGGTCTTCTTGTACCTATGGTCGATCGCCATACCGGCAAACATTGATTGATCTGTTTCTGCTTTGAGGAGTCGGTCAGGAATCCTAGCTGTTCCTAATTTAAGATGTGAAGTAGAAGTACGATTATATAATAAATTAAAGAGAGAGATGCCGATCAGTTGCGC
This portion of the Triticum dicoccoides isolate Atlit2015 ecotype Zavitan chromosome 7A, WEW_v2.0, whole genome shotgun sequence genome encodes:
- the LOC119327632 gene encoding putative kinase-like protein TMKL1; amino-acid sequence: MHPTARAIAPHYLLLLFASFFLLLRSPSPVAAAGDVALLLDRLKPALQGAAPNAELATWNASTPLCLWRGLRWSTPAGQPLRCDTVAARANLSLARDATLLLSSIRLPAAALAGRLPPELGAFPSLESVYLAANSLSGAIPLELGNAPALSELDLAGNALSGALPPSIWNLCDRLAELRLHGNALTGAIPAPAGPNDTCDRLHLLDLGANRFSGSFPAFLTGFRGLQHLDLGGNHLSGDIPESVAAMRGLQMLNLSYNNFSGQLPPGFAGSRFTAESFLGNSPALCGPPLQQPCVSPSGLSSGSVAGMVIGLMAGAVVVASVSIGWAQARWRRNRVRRAAEEGVETEEGGEGDSEGKLVVFQGGEHLTLGEVLNATGQVVEKASYCTVYKAKLADGGGNIELRLLREGSCKDAASCGPAVRRIGRARHENLVPLRAFYQGRRGEKLLVYDYFPHRTLHDLLHGGLESRPVLTWPRRHKIALGAARGLAYLHEGRHGDGPVVHGNVRSSNVLVDEYFVARVAEYAVVGRLLVPSAAEAVLSAAKADGYRAPELQTMKRCAPRTDVYAFGILLLELLMGKKPSSAANGGDDLPSLVKAAVLEETTTEVFDPEVAKGVRNPAEEGLVQALKLAMGCCAPVAAARPSMPEVVRQLEENRPKSSRSALYSPAETRSDAGTPQYS